A region from the Canis lupus baileyi chromosome 27, mCanLup2.hap1, whole genome shotgun sequence genome encodes:
- the RNF215 gene encoding RING finger protein 215 isoform X1, which produces MGPAARPAPRSPPPPPPPPPSPLLLLLPLLPLWLGLAGPGAAADGSEPEAGAGRGGARAVRVDVRLSRQDALVLEGVRIGPEAGPAPPLGGRLLLMDVVDAEQEVPVEGWIAVAYVGKEQAAQFHQESEGSGRQAYPKALVQQMRRALFLGASALLLLILNHNVVRELDISQLLLRPVIVLHYSSNVTKLLEALLQRTQATAEITSGESLSANIEWKLTLWTTCGLSKDGYGGWQDLVCLGGSRAQEQKPLQQLWNAILLVAMLLCTGLVLQAQRQASRQSQREPGGQVDLLKHRVVRRLASLKTRRCRLGRAAQGPPEPGAETCAVCLDYFCNKQWLRVLPCKHEFHRDCVDPWLMLQQTCPLCKFNVLGNRYSDD; this is translated from the exons ATGGGCCCCGCCGCTCGCCCCGCGCCGAGgtcgcccccgccgccgccgccgccgccgccgtcgccgctgctgctgctgcttcccttGCTGCCGCTCTGGCTGGGCCTGGCGGGCCCCGGGGCCGCGGCGGACGGCAGCGAGCCcgaggccggggcggggcggggcggggcgcgcgccgTGCGGGTGGACGTGAGGCTGTCGCGGCAGGACGCTCTGGTCCTGGAGGGCGTCAGGATCGGCCCCGAGGCCGGCCCGGCACCCCCGCTGGGCGGCCGCCTGCTGCTG ATGGACGTCGTGGATGCTGAGCAGGAGGTACCCGTAGAAGGCTGGATTGCAGTGGCATACGTGGGCAAGGAGCAGGCCGCCCAGTTCCACCAGGAGAGTGAGGGCAGCGGTCGGCAGGCCTATCCCAAGGCCCTGGtccagcag ATGCGGAGGGCACTCTTCCTGGGAGCTTCTGCCCTGCTCCTCCTCATCCTGAATCACAACGTGGTCCGAGAG CTAGACATATCACAGCTTCTGCTCAGGCCAGTGATTGTCCTCCATTACTCTTCCAACGTCACCAAGCTGTTAGAGGCACTGCTGCA GAGGACTCAGGCCACAGCTGAGATCACCAGTGGAGAGTCACTGTCAGCCAACATCGAGTGGAAGCTGACCCTGTGGACCACCTGTGGCCTCTCCAAGGATGGCTATGGAGGATGGCAGGACTTGGTGTGCCTGGGAGGCAGTCgggcccaggagcag aAGCCCCTGCAGCAGCTGTGGAATGCCATCCTGCTGGTGGCCATGCTCCTCTGCACGGGCCTCGTGCTCCAGGCCCAGCGGCAGGCATCAAGGCAGAGCCAGCGGGAACCTGGAGGCCAG GTGGATCTGCTCAAGCACCGCGTGGTGCGGAGGCTGGCATCCCTCAAGACCCGGCGCTGCCGTCTCGGCAGGGCAGCACAGGGCCCCCCAGAACCTGGTGCTGAGACCTGCGCTGTGTGTTTGGACTACTTCTGCAATAAGCAG TGGCTCCGGGTGCTGCCCTGTAAGCATGAGTTTCACCGAGACTGCGTGGATCCCTGGCTGATGCTTCAACAGACCTGCCCGCTGTGCAAATTCAACGTCCTGG GGAACCGCTACTCAGATGATTAG
- the RNF215 gene encoding RING finger protein 215 isoform X2, producing MGPAARPAPRSPPPPPPPPPSPLLLLLPLLPLWLGLAGPGAAADGSEPEAGAGRGGARAVRVDVRLSRQDALVLEGVRIGPEAGPAPPLGGRLLLMDVVDAEQEVPVEGWIAVAYVGKEQAAQFHQESEGSGRQAYPKALVQQMRRALFLGASALLLLILNHNVVRELDISQLLLRPVIVLHYSSNVTKLLEALLQRTQATAEITSGESLSANIEWKLTLWTTCGLSKDGYGGWQDLVCLGGSRAQEQPLQQLWNAILLVAMLLCTGLVLQAQRQASRQSQREPGGQVDLLKHRVVRRLASLKTRRCRLGRAAQGPPEPGAETCAVCLDYFCNKQWLRVLPCKHEFHRDCVDPWLMLQQTCPLCKFNVLGNRYSDD from the exons ATGGGCCCCGCCGCTCGCCCCGCGCCGAGgtcgcccccgccgccgccgccgccgccgccgtcgccgctgctgctgctgcttcccttGCTGCCGCTCTGGCTGGGCCTGGCGGGCCCCGGGGCCGCGGCGGACGGCAGCGAGCCcgaggccggggcggggcggggcggggcgcgcgccgTGCGGGTGGACGTGAGGCTGTCGCGGCAGGACGCTCTGGTCCTGGAGGGCGTCAGGATCGGCCCCGAGGCCGGCCCGGCACCCCCGCTGGGCGGCCGCCTGCTGCTG ATGGACGTCGTGGATGCTGAGCAGGAGGTACCCGTAGAAGGCTGGATTGCAGTGGCATACGTGGGCAAGGAGCAGGCCGCCCAGTTCCACCAGGAGAGTGAGGGCAGCGGTCGGCAGGCCTATCCCAAGGCCCTGGtccagcag ATGCGGAGGGCACTCTTCCTGGGAGCTTCTGCCCTGCTCCTCCTCATCCTGAATCACAACGTGGTCCGAGAG CTAGACATATCACAGCTTCTGCTCAGGCCAGTGATTGTCCTCCATTACTCTTCCAACGTCACCAAGCTGTTAGAGGCACTGCTGCA GAGGACTCAGGCCACAGCTGAGATCACCAGTGGAGAGTCACTGTCAGCCAACATCGAGTGGAAGCTGACCCTGTGGACCACCTGTGGCCTCTCCAAGGATGGCTATGGAGGATGGCAGGACTTGGTGTGCCTGGGAGGCAGTCgggcccaggagcag CCCCTGCAGCAGCTGTGGAATGCCATCCTGCTGGTGGCCATGCTCCTCTGCACGGGCCTCGTGCTCCAGGCCCAGCGGCAGGCATCAAGGCAGAGCCAGCGGGAACCTGGAGGCCAG GTGGATCTGCTCAAGCACCGCGTGGTGCGGAGGCTGGCATCCCTCAAGACCCGGCGCTGCCGTCTCGGCAGGGCAGCACAGGGCCCCCCAGAACCTGGTGCTGAGACCTGCGCTGTGTGTTTGGACTACTTCTGCAATAAGCAG TGGCTCCGGGTGCTGCCCTGTAAGCATGAGTTTCACCGAGACTGCGTGGATCCCTGGCTGATGCTTCAACAGACCTGCCCGCTGTGCAAATTCAACGTCCTGG GGAACCGCTACTCAGATGATTAG